The proteins below are encoded in one region of Candidatus Saganbacteria bacterium:
- the kdpF gene encoding K(+)-transporting ATPase subunit F has protein sequence MGFILSGLIALVMLGYLVYAMMNPEKF, from the coding sequence ATGGGTTTTATTTTGTCAGGTCTGATAGCGCTCGTTATGCTGGGCTATCTCGTATACGCGATGATGAACCCGGAGAAATTCTAA
- the kdpA gene encoding potassium-transporting ATPase subunit KdpA: protein MKSIDYFQVIVYCAALILLTPVLGLFMAKVFQGKKTFMHVLLGWLEKLIYKVCGIDEEEEMDWKDYTKALLWFNFIGFLFVFVLQLTQRYLPLNPQNLANVSWDSAFNTAASFMTNTNWQGYAGESTMSYLTQMLGLAVQNFLSAATGFAVFLALTRGIISKTAKSLGNFWVDIVRTLIYVLLPLSVILAVLLAGQGVIQNFSPYKTAVTVQGSSQTLPMGPAASQIAIKQLGTNGGGFFNANSAHPYENPTPLSNFLEMLALLMLPAALVYTYGVMIGNKKHGWLLFYVMFAVFAISLGVALFSEFSYSNTAVTTIHEGQEMRLGITNSVIWATATTSVSNGSVNAMHSSLTPITGGIALFNLMLGEIIFGGVGSGMYGMLHMVLLTVFLAGLMVGRTPEYLGKKIERKEVQMVILSILLPSAAILLGTAAACVLPAGLSSLLSKGPHGFSEMLYAFSSASQNNGSAFAGLNANTVFYNVLLGIAMIIGRFGVIIPAMVIAGSLAVKKITPVSSGTFTTDNFLFAALLVGVIIIVGVLTFFPALSLGPIIEHLLMLKGRAF from the coding sequence ATGAAAAGCATTGATTATTTTCAGGTGATTGTTTATTGTGCCGCACTCATATTGCTTACCCCGGTCCTGGGCCTTTTTATGGCAAAGGTCTTTCAGGGGAAAAAGACTTTCATGCACGTTTTGCTCGGCTGGCTTGAAAAACTTATATATAAAGTATGCGGGATTGACGAAGAAGAGGAGATGGACTGGAAAGATTATACAAAAGCACTTCTATGGTTCAACTTTATAGGGTTTTTGTTCGTTTTTGTCCTTCAACTGACGCAGCGCTATCTTCCTCTGAACCCCCAAAATCTGGCAAACGTAAGCTGGGACAGCGCGTTTAACACGGCCGCGAGCTTTATGACGAACACGAACTGGCAGGGTTACGCCGGCGAGTCGACGATGAGCTATCTTACACAAATGCTGGGTCTTGCTGTACAGAATTTCTTAAGTGCGGCAACTGGGTTTGCAGTATTCCTGGCGCTCACTCGGGGAATAATCTCAAAAACAGCGAAGTCGCTGGGGAATTTCTGGGTAGACATTGTCCGAACTCTTATATATGTATTATTGCCTTTATCAGTGATCCTTGCGGTCCTGCTCGCGGGTCAGGGCGTAATACAGAACTTTTCTCCATATAAGACGGCCGTTACTGTGCAGGGATCTTCGCAGACGCTGCCGATGGGCCCGGCCGCCTCGCAGATCGCGATAAAACAGCTGGGTACGAACGGCGGAGGTTTCTTTAACGCGAACAGCGCTCATCCTTATGAAAACCCGACGCCATTATCTAATTTCCTTGAGATGCTTGCTCTTCTGATGCTGCCGGCAGCTCTGGTATATACATATGGAGTGATGATCGGTAACAAAAAACACGGATGGCTTTTATTCTATGTAATGTTCGCTGTTTTTGCCATTTCTCTCGGGGTAGCTTTGTTTTCCGAATTTTCATATTCGAATACTGCTGTCACGACGATACACGAAGGACAGGAGATGAGGCTGGGAATAACAAACAGCGTGATCTGGGCAACTGCCACTACCTCAGTCTCCAACGGATCGGTAAATGCTATGCATTCGTCTCTGACGCCCATTACCGGAGGAATCGCCCTGTTCAATCTGATGCTTGGCGAGATAATATTCGGAGGCGTTGGGTCAGGTATGTACGGAATGCTCCACATGGTCCTGCTCACGGTGTTCCTTGCAGGGCTGATGGTGGGGCGTACACCGGAATATCTCGGCAAAAAGATCGAGCGCAAAGAAGTGCAGATGGTCATACTTTCGATACTTCTTCCGTCTGCCGCGATACTCCTTGGAACGGCAGCAGCGTGTGTTCTGCCGGCTGGCCTTTCAAGTCTGCTCAGTAAAGGTCCTCATGGTTTCAGTGAGATGCTTTATGCTTTTTCCTCGGCATCCCAGAACAATGGCAGCGCTTTTGCGGGTCTCAATGCGAATACGGTCTTTTATAACGTTCTTCTTGGTATAGCTATGATCATAGGAAGGTTCGGGGTGATAATCCCCGCGATGGTGATAGCCGGCAGCCTCGCGGTAAAAAAAATAACGCCTGTCTCAAGCGGCACTTTTACTACGGATAATTTTCTGTTCGCGGCTCTTCTTGTGGGAGTTATAATAATAGTCGGGGTCTTGACATTTTTCCCCGCACTTTCTCTCGGACCCATCATCGAGCATTTATTGATGCTTAAAGGAAGGGCGTTCTAA